CGGGCACGTCCGTCGGCGCCGTGAACGGCGTCGGCCCGAGGACGAAATCGATCGCCCCGAGCGTCCGCTCGAGCGCGACGAGGACGATATCGATCGGCAGCACGAAGTACGTCAACAGCATGATGACGAGGATCGGCGTGCCGCGCAACAGGACGCCGAACTTCCGGACGAACGACCGTGAGTAGCCGTCGCCGTAGACTTCGATCGCGCCGGCCGGAAAGCCCGCGAGAAATCCCAGCAGGAGGCTGGTAAGCGTCAGGGCGATCGTGATCACCGTTCCCCACAGCATGTAGTCCGCGTTTCGGTAGACGAACGCCCAGTCCTCGCCGAGGCGACCGGCGACCTGCTCCTCGGTCGGGAGGAGCGAGTCGCCGACGAGTACCTGAACCAGCCCCTGTGGCTGTAGCTGGAGGTGTCCCTGGAGCTGAACCGCCTCGAGCGGGAGCGTCGACGCCTCGACGAGCGGTACGACGGAATCTATGGGCATGGCCGGTCAGGTTACTCTTCGGCGTTCTCGTCGCTATCGAACCACGTCTGGGTGATCTCGTCGTACTGGCCGGACTCCCGGACGGCGGCGATACCGTCGCTGAGCGCCGTCTGGAGGTCGCTGGCATCCTGCTGGACGCCGAAGCCGTACTCCTCGCCGGTTTCGAAGGTGAACGCGACCTCGACGTCGCGGCTGTCGGCGAACGTCGCACCGACGGGTTCGTCGATGACGATCGCGTCGAGCAGGCCGCGCTCGAGTTCCTGCACGGCGTAGACGTAGTTGTCGTAGGAGGTGTACTGATCGTCGGAGATCAGGCCCTCGTCGATCAGCTGCTCCTGGACGACCGTTTCGCCGGTCGTCCCGGACTGGGCGCCGACCTCGCGGTCTTCGAGGTCCTCGAGGGCCTCCGGCGCGAAGTCGCCGCCCGACTGGACGAGCACCGACTGGTTCGCGCTGTAGTAGGGCTCGGTGAAAGCGATCGACTGCTGGCGCTCCTCGGTGATCGTCATCGCCGCCGCGATCACGTCGATGTTGCCGT
The DNA window shown above is from Halopiger xanaduensis SH-6 and carries:
- a CDS encoding amino acid ABC transporter permease gives rise to the protein MPIDSVVPLVEASTLPLEAVQLQGHLQLQPQGLVQVLVGDSLLPTEEQVAGRLGEDWAFVYRNADYMLWGTVITIALTLTSLLLGFLAGFPAGAIEVYGDGYSRSFVRKFGVLLRGTPILVIMLLTYFVLPIDIVLVALERTLGAIDFVLGPTPFTAPTDVPEAFFAATLALGFRSAAYQSQIFRGALQSIDEGQMEAARSIGMSRLEAIRHVIVPQALRRSVPGFQNEFTIVLKDTSIAFAIGLGELLKRSQDLFTQQTTAVLEVILFISLVYFVLTFTTNRTLDFVSNRFAIPGESS
- a CDS encoding transporter substrate-binding domain-containing protein, with the translated sequence MVDETEQFDRRTYLKLTGTAGVTVTGLAGCLEDAGNGNGDESGNGNGDSGNGSGNGNGSDEETNESDGSDGGDDNQIIAGTAPGFEPFEMTRDGELVGFDIDLLEAVVDETEYELAEWNEYEFDSLIPALENGNIDVIAAAMTITEERQQSIAFTEPYYSANQSVLVQSGGDFAPEALEDLEDREVGAQSGTTGETVVQEQLIDEGLISDDQYTSYDNYVYAVQELERGLLDAIVIDEPVGATFADSRDVEVAFTFETGEEYGFGVQQDASDLQTALSDGIAAVRESGQYDEITQTWFDSDENAEE